In Kineococcus sp. NBC_00420, a single genomic region encodes these proteins:
- a CDS encoding glycoside hydrolase family 2 TIM barrel-domain containing protein, giving the protein MSDGQPPVWLDPEHVGRRREPLSTLRRAVPDDGATCVDLDGDWEFQLRPRPDAAAGERWLTAQVPGCWTTEPSLWGEVPDPPWYTNDQMPWPDLPPTPPTEHNPTGVYRRSVEVPAEWAGQRVLLHVGAAESVLLVRVDGHDVGSSTDSHLAAEFDVTAWAAPGASVQVELTVVKWSSATFVEDQDQWWHGGLTRSVRLVTRPVLHLSDVRTVARADGRLDVDVRVGSDEGRLLAGWRVAARLAGSELAFDAVAHARDLDDERISLYRGRARFAGLFPGIATWTAETPVLHELTVELRDATGALVDSVVQRVGFRTVEVIGADLLVNGRRIFVRGMNRHDRDPLTGRVVTREQVREELLTLKRFGFNAVRTSHYPNDPVFYDLTDELGFYVVDEANIESHAWAHEICDDPAYLPAFTQRVARMVRRDRNHPSVIIWSLGNESDYGANHDAVAAWIRRDDPTRPVQYEGAIKDDWNAGFAASDIVCPMYAHIGQMVDHVTQNPPIRPVIQCEYSHAMGNSNGSLAEYWQAIESLPGLQGGFVWEFADHGILQRSADGLPAGRAGAGSFADGVPAEGFRWASGGDFGDTPNDGAFCLDGMTFPDGTAKPAMFEHRELSSPVRLSVVDGDVRIRNALDFSGLGHLRAQWRLDATDGTSLTVPAVLPDLAPGCSAVVALPAEVVAAGSGERWLQLLLSQAVDTPWNPAGAEVSRPAVRLADVAVVQEAVWSPASVDDEGQVSFPGLPTRPELTLWRDPTDNDVIAGDAERWIVAGLEETGAVVESVRADGEATVVVSRLKTAVGDVVHTQRFRVAGDVLGCDDTVEVPECLDDLPRIGVRVALPVPDVARWFGTGPWETYPDRCTAPTGWHELPVAGLGVPYVRPQENGGRTGVRELHLGGVRFSFDQPVHATVTASGVTLDVRHRGLGSASCGPNALPQFRIGAGTHAWSWSVRAR; this is encoded by the coding sequence GTGAGCGACGGCCAGCCCCCGGTGTGGCTCGACCCCGAACACGTCGGCCGCCGCCGGGAACCCCTGTCGACGCTGCGTCGCGCCGTCCCCGACGACGGTGCGACCTGCGTGGACCTCGACGGCGACTGGGAGTTCCAGCTGCGCCCGCGCCCCGACGCCGCTGCGGGGGAGCGGTGGCTGACGGCGCAGGTCCCCGGCTGCTGGACCACCGAACCCTCGCTGTGGGGTGAGGTCCCCGACCCGCCCTGGTACACCAACGACCAGATGCCGTGGCCGGACCTGCCGCCGACCCCGCCGACGGAGCACAACCCGACGGGGGTCTACCGGCGTTCCGTCGAGGTTCCCGCCGAGTGGGCCGGGCAGCGGGTGCTGCTGCACGTCGGCGCAGCCGAGAGCGTCCTGCTCGTCCGGGTCGACGGCCACGACGTCGGCAGCAGCACCGACTCCCACCTGGCCGCGGAGTTCGACGTCACCGCGTGGGCCGCGCCCGGTGCGAGCGTGCAGGTCGAACTCACCGTGGTGAAGTGGTCGTCGGCCACGTTCGTCGAGGACCAGGACCAGTGGTGGCACGGCGGCCTCACCCGCTCGGTGCGGTTGGTCACCCGACCCGTCCTGCACCTGTCCGACGTCCGCACCGTGGCCCGGGCCGACGGTCGCCTCGACGTCGACGTCCGGGTCGGTTCCGACGAGGGGCGACTCCTCGCAGGGTGGCGGGTCGCCGCCCGGCTGGCGGGCTCCGAGCTCGCCTTCGACGCCGTGGCGCACGCCCGCGACCTCGACGACGAGCGGATCTCCCTCTACCGGGGCCGGGCCCGCTTCGCGGGACTCTTCCCCGGGATCGCGACGTGGACCGCGGAGACGCCCGTCCTGCACGAGCTGACCGTCGAACTGCGCGACGCCACGGGGGCCCTCGTGGACTCCGTGGTGCAGCGGGTGGGTTTCCGGACCGTCGAGGTCATCGGGGCGGACCTGCTGGTGAACGGCCGCCGGATCTTCGTGCGCGGGATGAACCGCCACGACCGCGATCCGCTCACCGGCCGGGTCGTCACGCGCGAGCAGGTGCGCGAGGAGCTGCTGACGCTGAAGCGTTTCGGGTTCAACGCGGTGCGGACCTCGCACTACCCGAACGACCCGGTGTTCTACGACCTCACCGACGAGCTCGGGTTCTACGTCGTCGACGAGGCGAACATCGAGTCCCACGCCTGGGCCCACGAGATCTGCGACGACCCCGCCTACCTGCCGGCGTTCACCCAGCGCGTGGCGCGCATGGTGCGCCGCGACCGGAACCACCCCAGTGTCATCATCTGGTCGCTCGGGAACGAGAGCGACTACGGCGCCAACCACGACGCCGTCGCGGCCTGGATCCGTCGCGACGACCCGACCCGACCCGTCCAGTACGAAGGGGCGATCAAGGACGACTGGAACGCGGGGTTCGCCGCGAGCGACATCGTCTGCCCCATGTACGCCCACATCGGGCAGATGGTCGACCACGTCACCCAGAACCCGCCGATCCGTCCCGTGATCCAGTGCGAGTACTCCCACGCCATGGGCAACTCCAACGGGTCGCTGGCGGAGTACTGGCAGGCCATCGAGTCGCTGCCCGGCCTGCAAGGCGGGTTCGTCTGGGAGTTCGCCGACCACGGCATCCTGCAGCGCAGCGCCGACGGCCTCCCGGCCGGTCGGGCCGGAGCGGGGTCGTTCGCCGACGGCGTCCCCGCCGAAGGTTTCCGCTGGGCCTCCGGCGGCGACTTCGGCGACACCCCCAACGACGGGGCCTTCTGCCTGGACGGGATGACGTTCCCGGACGGCACCGCGAAACCCGCGATGTTCGAGCACCGTGAGCTGAGTTCTCCCGTCCGGTTGTCCGTCGTGGACGGTGACGTGCGGATCCGCAACGCCCTCGACTTCTCGGGTCTGGGTCACCTGCGGGCGCAGTGGCGCCTCGACGCGACGGACGGGACCTCGCTGACGGTTCCCGCCGTCCTGCCCGACCTCGCCCCCGGCTGCAGCGCCGTCGTCGCCCTCCCTGCCGAGGTCGTCGCGGCCGGGAGCGGTGAGCGGTGGCTGCAACTGCTGCTCAGCCAGGCCGTGGACACCCCGTGGAACCCGGCCGGGGCCGAGGTGAGCCGCCCGGCCGTGCGGTTGGCCGACGTCGCGGTGGTGCAGGAGGCCGTCTGGTCCCCGGCGTCCGTGGACGACGAGGGACAGGTCTCCTTCCCCGGTCTGCCCACCCGTCCGGAACTCACGCTGTGGCGCGACCCGACCGACAACGACGTCATCGCCGGTGACGCCGAACGGTGGATCGTCGCCGGCCTCGAGGAGACCGGGGCCGTCGTGGAGAGCGTCCGGGCGGACGGGGAGGCGACCGTCGTCGTCTCCCGGCTGAAGACCGCCGTGGGCGACGTCGTGCACACCCAGCGGTTCCGGGTGGCCGGCGACGTCCTGGGCTGCGACGACACCGTCGAGGTCCCCGAGTGCCTCGACGACCTGCCCCGCATCGGGGTCCGGGTCGCCCTCCCCGTCCCCGACGTGGCCCGCTGGTTCGGGACCGGGCCGTGGGAGACCTACCCCGACCGCTGCACCGCCCCGACCGGCTGGCACGAGCTCCCGGTGGCCGGGCTCGGAGTGCCCTACGTGCGCCCGCAGGAGAACGGTGGACGCACCGGCGTCCGCGAACTCCACCTGGGCGGGGTGCGGTTCTCCTTCGACCAGCCGGTGCACGCCACGGTGACGGCCTCCGGCGTCACCCTCGACGTGCGTCACCGCGGTCTCGGATCGGCGTCGTGCGGTCCGAACGCGCTGCCGCAGTTCCGGATCGGTGCGGGGACGCACGCGTGGTCCTGGAGCGTGCGGGCGCGGTGA
- a CDS encoding alpha-mannosidase produces MHDDRSLVEGRVHRVLTHRIRPAVHSHRVPMTLSAWLVPDEPVPATEAVAALAAGEFGGFAIGTTWGRPWSTTWVRAQAEVPAEWAGRRVEAHFDLGFVGDWPGNQAEALVHTLDGVPIKGVAPDNQVVPVVRDAQGGETVDWLLEMAANPDVMADDMKPTPLGDKATAGDKHLYTMKVADLVVLDEEVWMLAVDVEVLDDLMRHLPENEPRRYEIARALDRALDALDLDDVSGTATAARAQLADVLSSPAVRSAHTLSSVGHAHIDSAWLWPLRETKRKTSRTFANVTALAQEYPEFVFACSQAQQYAWVKERSPEVYARMQAAARAGQWVPVGGMWVEADGNLPGGEALVRQFVTGKSFFREEFGVDCKGVWLPDSFGYSGAYPQIARLAGMEWFLTQKISWNQTNKFPHHTFRWEGIDGSQIFTHFPPVDTYNAIFSAEELTHAVANYSEKGRGTRSLAPFGHGDGGGGPTREMLERARRFADLEGSPKVKVEDPNQFFADARAEYPDAPVWAGELYLELHRATYTSQARTKAGNRRSEHLLREAELWATTAALNVPGYAYPHAELDRLWKIVLLHQFHDILPGSSIAWVHREAEATYGQVRTDLERLTTQAVNALGTGSRVLLNTAPHERTDVVDGALVRVPASGAVVLADAGTDAVVPVTVQAQDGVTTLANGTLTVVVDADGLLSSVVDEVNDREVLAPGTRGNLLQLHSDFPNNWDAWDVDQHYRNRVVDLVAADEVSVVEDSPLRARVRVVRTVRNSRIVQEYVLSAGSDRLDVRTEIDWHEQEKFLKAAFPLDLHAAVSSSEIQFGHVQRSTHTNTSWDYARFETAMHRWVHVAEPGYGVAVANDATYGHDTTRAAREDGGSTTTVRLSLVRGPRMPDPQADQGAHVLSYSLVPGARIADAVRSGYDLNLPLRVVDGPAQLPAAPVTVTGSGATLEAVKLAEDGSGDVIVRIYEAWGARAKGELRTSFDLAEVTVVDLLEDPAQDGTAAARGIASLLEDGSVGFALRPFEVLSLRLARA; encoded by the coding sequence GGGTTCGCGATCGGCACGACGTGGGGCCGGCCGTGGTCGACGACGTGGGTGCGGGCGCAGGCCGAGGTCCCCGCGGAGTGGGCCGGTCGCCGGGTCGAGGCCCACTTCGACCTGGGTTTCGTCGGCGACTGGCCGGGCAACCAGGCCGAGGCGCTGGTCCACACCCTCGACGGCGTCCCGATCAAGGGGGTCGCCCCCGACAACCAGGTCGTGCCCGTCGTCCGCGACGCGCAGGGCGGGGAGACCGTCGACTGGCTGCTCGAGATGGCCGCCAACCCCGACGTCATGGCCGACGACATGAAGCCGACCCCGTTGGGGGACAAGGCGACCGCGGGCGATAAGCACCTCTACACGATGAAGGTCGCCGACCTCGTCGTCCTCGACGAGGAGGTGTGGATGCTGGCCGTGGACGTCGAGGTCCTCGACGACCTCATGCGCCACCTCCCCGAGAACGAACCCCGCCGCTACGAGATCGCCCGCGCCCTCGACCGCGCGCTGGACGCCCTCGACCTCGACGACGTCTCGGGCACCGCGACCGCGGCCCGCGCGCAGCTCGCGGACGTGCTGTCCTCCCCGGCCGTCCGCAGCGCCCACACGCTGTCCTCGGTCGGCCACGCCCACATCGACTCGGCGTGGTTGTGGCCGCTGCGCGAGACGAAGCGCAAGACGTCGCGCACGTTCGCCAACGTCACCGCCCTGGCGCAGGAGTACCCGGAGTTCGTCTTCGCCTGCTCCCAGGCCCAGCAGTACGCGTGGGTGAAGGAGCGCTCGCCCGAGGTCTACGCCCGCATGCAGGCCGCGGCCCGCGCCGGGCAGTGGGTCCCCGTGGGGGGCATGTGGGTCGAGGCCGACGGGAACCTCCCCGGCGGTGAGGCCCTCGTCCGCCAGTTCGTCACCGGCAAGTCCTTCTTCCGCGAGGAGTTCGGCGTCGACTGCAAGGGTGTGTGGCTGCCCGACTCCTTCGGGTACTCGGGGGCCTACCCGCAGATCGCCCGCCTCGCCGGGATGGAGTGGTTCCTCACCCAGAAGATCTCTTGGAACCAGACGAACAAGTTCCCGCACCACACGTTCCGCTGGGAGGGCATCGACGGGTCGCAGATCTTCACCCACTTCCCGCCCGTCGACACCTACAACGCGATCTTCTCCGCCGAGGAACTGACGCACGCCGTCGCGAACTACTCCGAGAAGGGCCGCGGCACCCGTTCCCTCGCGCCGTTCGGCCACGGTGACGGCGGTGGCGGCCCCACGCGCGAGATGCTGGAGCGGGCCCGCCGGTTCGCCGACCTCGAGGGGTCGCCGAAGGTCAAGGTCGAGGACCCGAACCAGTTCTTCGCCGACGCCCGCGCGGAGTACCCGGACGCACCGGTCTGGGCGGGGGAGCTCTACCTCGAACTGCACCGTGCGACCTACACCAGCCAGGCCCGCACCAAGGCCGGGAACCGTCGCAGCGAGCACCTGCTGCGCGAGGCGGAGCTGTGGGCGACGACGGCCGCGCTGAACGTCCCCGGTTACGCCTACCCGCACGCCGAACTCGACCGGCTGTGGAAGATCGTCCTGCTGCACCAGTTCCACGACATCCTCCCCGGTTCCTCCATCGCCTGGGTGCACCGCGAGGCCGAGGCGACCTACGGGCAGGTCCGCACCGACCTCGAACGGCTCACCACCCAGGCCGTGAACGCGCTCGGCACCGGCTCGCGGGTCCTGCTGAACACCGCCCCGCACGAACGGACCGACGTCGTCGACGGCGCCCTCGTCCGGGTGCCGGCCTCCGGCGCCGTGGTCCTCGCCGACGCGGGCACGGACGCCGTGGTCCCCGTCACCGTGCAGGCGCAGGACGGGGTCACGACGCTGGCCAACGGCACCCTCACGGTGGTCGTCGACGCCGACGGGTTGCTGTCCTCCGTCGTCGACGAGGTCAACGACCGCGAGGTCCTGGCCCCCGGGACCCGCGGGAACCTGCTGCAGCTGCACAGCGACTTCCCGAACAACTGGGACGCGTGGGACGTCGACCAGCACTACCGCAACCGGGTCGTCGACCTCGTCGCGGCCGACGAGGTGAGCGTGGTCGAGGACTCCCCGCTGCGGGCCCGCGTCCGCGTCGTCCGGACCGTGCGGAACTCGCGCATCGTGCAGGAGTACGTGCTGAGCGCCGGGTCCGACCGCCTCGACGTGCGCACCGAGATCGACTGGCACGAGCAGGAGAAGTTCCTCAAGGCCGCGTTCCCGCTCGACCTGCACGCGGCGGTCAGCTCCTCGGAGATCCAGTTCGGCCACGTGCAGCGCTCGACCCACACCAACACCAGCTGGGACTACGCCCGGTTCGAGACGGCCATGCACCGCTGGGTCCACGTCGCCGAACCCGGCTACGGGGTCGCCGTCGCCAACGACGCCACCTACGGCCACGACACGACCCGCGCCGCCCGCGAGGACGGGGGGTCCACCACGACCGTGCGGCTCTCCCTCGTCCGCGGCCCCCGCATGCCCGACCCGCAGGCCGACCAGGGCGCGCACGTCCTGTCCTACTCCCTCGTCCCGGGGGCGCGGATCGCCGACGCCGTGCGCAGCGGCTACGACCTGAACCTGCCGCTGCGCGTCGTCGACGGTCCGGCGCAACTCCCCGCCGCACCGGTCACCGTCACCGGGTCCGGCGCCACGCTGGAGGCCGTGAAGCTCGCCGAGGACGGTTCCGGCGACGTGATCGTCCGGATCTACGAGGCGTGGGGCGCCCGGGCCAAGGGGGAACTGCGGACCTCGTTCGACCTCGCCGAGGTCACCGTCGTCGACCTCCTCGAGGACCCCGCGCAGGACGGGACCGCGGCCGCACGCGGGATCGCCTCGTTGCTCGAGGACGGGAGCGTCGGTTTCGCGCTGCGCCCGTTCGAGGTCCTCAGCCTGCGGTTGGCCCGCGCGTGA